One Clostridia bacterium DNA window includes the following coding sequences:
- a CDS encoding ECF transporter S component gives MKQTNRQKKHERNVAVATLGISLALIVALHALAEGFAKLGLFSLALGIIPVLAVSQLKDWRYGLILGAFFGVVSLLTAVIKGYAGLPVWHNMLNPLITVLPRAVVGLACSLLSALAALVMKRIDARHALTVTEAPIAADGVADSEAQAEENALTEQAPQAEENAVAAQATEAPATTEDAVTSAETSSIFAPDQPDPVPSRVSARKVGKVTVEYLVHAVITFIGVILNAVGFLGMLLVFARGEQLNGADFNLLYVLEFVVGTNTLIEAIVFTVLVPAIVVALKRAKVFAVR, from the coding sequence ATGAAACAAACTAATCGCCAAAAGAAACACGAGCGCAACGTGGCCGTGGCCACCTTGGGCATCTCCCTCGCGCTCATCGTAGCCCTGCACGCCTTGGCCGAAGGCTTCGCCAAGTTGGGACTGTTCAGCCTGGCTTTGGGCATCATTCCCGTCCTCGCCGTCTCCCAACTGAAAGATTGGCGATACGGCCTTATATTGGGCGCCTTCTTCGGCGTGGTCAGCCTATTGACCGCCGTCATCAAAGGCTACGCGGGGCTTCCCGTATGGCACAATATGCTCAACCCCCTCATCACCGTATTGCCCCGCGCCGTCGTGGGGTTGGCCTGTTCGCTCCTCTCCGCCCTCGCCGCACTCGTGATGAAGCGCATAGACGCCCGCCACGCTTTGACCGTGACCGAGGCACCCATAGCCGCCGACGGCGTTGCCGACAGCGAAGCGCAAGCGGAAGAGAACGCTTTGACGGAACAAGCGCCCCAAGCGGAAGAGAACGCCGTAGCGGCACAAGCGACCGAAGCGCCCGCCACGACCGAGGATGCCGTCACCTCGGCGGAGACTTCTTCGATTTTTGCACCCGACCAACCCGACCCCGTGCCATCGCGCGTCAGCGCCCGCAAGGTGGGCAAGGTCACGGTGGAGTATCTCGTCCACGCGGTCATCACCTTCATCGGCGTCATTCTCAACGCGGTCGGCTTCTTGGGAATGCTGCTCGTCTTCGCCCGCGGGGAGCAACTCAACGGCGCAGACTTCAACCTCTTGTACGTCCTCGAGTTCGTCGTCGGCACCAATACCCTCATCGAAGCCATCGTCTTCACCGTGCTCGTTCCCGCCATCGTAGTAGCCCTCAAACGCGCCAAGGTATTCGCCGTTCGTTAG